A window from Zingiber officinale cultivar Zhangliang chromosome 7A, Zo_v1.1, whole genome shotgun sequence encodes these proteins:
- the LOC122001200 gene encoding heat shock 70 kDa protein 1-like produces the protein MNRVHQQLPIGIDLGTSYSCVAVWRHRWAEIIPDEMGNRTTPTCVAFNGTERLVGHAAKAQASINPTNTIFDVKRLLGRRFSDLSARGHVKTLPFEITARSDDKPMIFIQYKGKEMEFAAEELISMILMRMRSIAESYLGSSVQNAVISIPAKFNDRQRQAIRDAGHIAGLHVMRLINEASAAAIAYGLEKKGSSGSYSNGEKNVLVFDLGGGSLNVSLIAIEESIVIVKASAGDVYLGGEDFDQRLVDYFIHVFKTKHNKDISGNQRKVTKLRAACERAKRALSSATQTTIEIDFLFNDTDFYANITRSKFEELNNDLFTKCMEAVETCLREAHVDKNEVDEIVLVGGSSRIPKIQQLLQGFFNGKELCKSMNPDETVACGAAAHAAILSGQGNDQLEDFLLLDVTSLSLGLETAGGAMKVMIPRNSAIPTKKEMLFSTHQSKQQGRGVCHELIQTVDQDDTAVKNSSKNADDSSPCRVSIQVYEGEKSKAWKNTLLGKFEFSAVSTGTNGRPNIMVTFDIDANYALTVSAKDMVTGVKSKLSITNSKNRQNKEEIEKMVDRAQKHKAEDDKHAKNVEAKNALENTVYDMRNAMREMDEGIEKAMNWLESNQLAGADEFEAKMEELRRMWNRIMPKV, from the exons ATGAACAGGGTTCATCAACAGCTGCCCATCGGCATCGATCTCGGCACGAGCTATTCCTGCGTTGCCGTGTGGAGACACAGATGGGCGGAGATCATCCCCGACGAGATGGGCAACCGCACCACCCCCACCTGCGTCGCCTTCAACGGCACAGAGCGCCTCGTCGGCCACGCCGCCAAGGCCCAGGCTTCCATCAACCCCACCAACACCATCTTTG ATGTTAAGCGTCTTCTTGGCAGGCGCTTCAGTGATCTCTCTGCGCGAGGTCACGTGAAGACTCTGCCATTCGAGATCACTGCAAGATCCGATGACAAGCCGATGATATTTATTCAATACAAGGGCAAGGAGATGGAATTTGCCGCAGAGGAACTAATCTCCATGATCCTAATGAGGATGCGCAGCATCGCCGAATCCTATCTTGGATCCTCAGTCCAAAACGCAGTGATCTCCATCCCGGCGAAATTTAACGACCGCCAACGCCAGGCCATTAGGGACGCCGGTCACATTGCTGGCCTCCACGTCATGCGTCTCATCAACGAAGCATCGGCAGCCGCCATCGCTTACGGCCTCGAGAAGAAAGGTAGTAGCGGTTCCTACAGCAACGGTGAGAAGAATGTGCTTGTCTTCGACCTCGGCGGCGGCAGCCTCAACGTCTCTCTTATAGCCATCGAAGAGAGCATCGTGATAGTGAAGGCAAGCGCCGGCGACGTCTACCTAGGCGGCGAGGACTTCGACCAGCGACTCGTGGACTACTTCATCCACGTCTTCAAGACGAAGCACAACAAGGACATCAGCGGCAACCAGAGGAAGGTCACGAAGCTGAGGGCGGCTTGCGAGAGGGCGAAGAGGGCTCTCTCGTCGGCAACGCAGACGACAATTGAGATCGACTTCCTCTTCAACGACACCGACTTCTACGCCAACATCACGCGCAGCAAATTCGAAGAGCTTAACAACGATCTCTTCACGAAGTGCATGGAGGCCGTTGAGACATGCCTGAGAGAGGCTCATGTCGACAAAAATGAGGTGGACGAAATCGTCTTGGTGGGTGGATCTTCGAGGATTCCAAAGATACAGCAGCTGTTGCAG GGCTTCTTCAATGGCAAGGAACTCTGCAAGAGCATGAACCCGGATGAAACGGTGGCTTGTGGTGCTGCTGCTCATGCAGCGATCTTAAGTGGCCAAGGTAATGATCAACTGGAGGATTTTCTGCTTTTGGATGTCACTTCCCTCTCTCTAGGATTGGAGACTGCCGGAGGAGCCATGAAAGTGATGATTCCGAGGAACAGCGCCATCCCCACCAAGAAGGAAATGCTCTTCTCCACCCACCAGAGCAAACAGCAGGGCAGGGGAGTTTGTCATGAGCTGATTCAGACGGTTGACCAAGACGATACAGCAGTGAAGAACTCGAGCAAGAATGCGGACGATTCCTCCCCCTGTAGAGTATCGATTCAGGTGTACGAAGGTGAGAAATCAAAGGCATGGAAGAACACACTCCTAGGCAAATTCGAGTTCTCGGCCGTCTCTACGGGCACCAACGGAAGACCAAATATTATGGTGACTTTCGATATTGATGCCAACTATGCACTCACTGTTTCAGCCAAGGACATGGTCACCGGCGTCAAGAGCAAGCTGAGCATAACCAACAGCAAGAATAGACAGAACAAGGAAGAGATTGAGAAGATGGTTGATCGAGCTCAGAAGCATAAGGCGGAGGACGATAAGCATGCGAAGAATGTGGAAGCCAAGAATGCATTGGAGAACACGGTTTATGACATGAGAAATGCGATGAGGGAGATGGATGAGGGGATTGAGAAGGCCATGAATTGGTTGGAGAGTAATCAGTTGGCAGGAGCCGATGAGTTTGAGGCCAAAATGGAAGAGCTGAGGAGAATGTGGAACCGCATCATGCCCAAAGTGTAG